cgtggctgctactgggcttagcaagaaccgttcttacctatgcatcaaaaccacaatgatattttgtcaagttggtgctgttttaaccttcgcaaggaccgggcgtagccacactcggttcaactaaagttggagaaactgacacccgccagccacctctgtgcaaagcacgtcggaagaacctgTCTCGCATAAGcttacgcgtaatgtcggtccgggccgcttcatccaacaataccgccgaaccaaagtatgacatgctggtaagcagtatgacttatatcgcccacaactcacttgtgttctactcgtgcatataacatcaactcataaaacctggctcggatgccgctgttggggaacgtagtaatttcaaaaaatttcctacgcacacgcaagatcatggtgatgcatagcaacgagaggggagagtgttgtccacgtaccctcgtagaccgaaagcggaagcgttaacacaacgcggttgatgtagtcgtacgtcttcacgatccgaccgatcaagtaccgaacgtacggcacctccgagttcagcacacgttcaactcgatgacgtccctcgaactccgatccagccgagtgttgagggagagtttcgtcagcacgacggcgtggtgacgatgatgatgttctaccgacgcagggcttcgcctaagcaccgctacgatattatcgaggtgtaatatggtggaggggggcaccgcacacggctaagagatcaatgatcaattgttgtgtctatggggtgcccccctgcccccgtatataaaggatcaaaggggggaggtgcggccagccttggggcgcgccaggaggagtcctactcccaccgggagtaggactccccccttttcctagttggattaggacttgggaggggggaaagaggagagggagaagaaggaaggggggcgccgcccccttctccttgtcctattcggactaggggggaggggcgccgcggcccagccctagccgcctctcctctcttccacctaggcccactaaggcccattatgttgccgggggggttccggtaaattcccagtactccggtaaaatcccgatttcacccggaacacttccgatatccaaacataggcttccaatatatcaatctttatgtctcgaccatttcgagactcctcgtcatgtccgtgatcacatccgggactccaaacaaccttcggtatatcaaaacatataaactcataatataactgtcatcaaaacgttaagcgtgcggaccctacgggttcgagaactatgtagacatgaccgagacacgtctccggtcaataaccaatagcggaacctggatgctcatattggctcccacatattctacgaagatctttatcggtcaaaccgcataacaacatacgttgttccctttgtcatcggtatgttacttgcccgagattcgatcgtcggtatctcaatacctagttcaatctcgttaccggcaagtctctttactcgttccgtaatacatcatcctgcaactagctcattagttgcaatgcttgcaaggcttatagtgatgtgcattaccgagtgggcccagagatacctctccgacaatcggagtgacaaatcctaatctcgaaatacgccaacccaacaagtaccttcggagacacctgtagagcacctttataatcacgcagttacgttgtgacgtttggtagcacacaaagtgttcctccggtaaacgggagttgcataatctcatagtcataggaacatgtataagtcatgaagaaagcaatagcaacatactaaacgatcgtgtgctaagctaacggaatgggtcaagtcaatcacatcattctcctaatgatgtgatcccgttaatcaaatgacaactcatgtcaatggctaggaaacataaccatctttgatcaacgagctagtcaagtggaggcatactagtgacactctgtttgtctatgtattcacacatgtatcatgtttccggttaatacaattctagcatgaataataaacatttatcatgatataaggaaataaataataactttattattgcctctagggcatatttccttcaggtactactgctgaggacccaccggcggtactaccgctgcggagcggtactgccgcctgtgacccctaagcggtactaccgctgggtaccgcggtactaccgccgggACCAGTCACAGCCCAAAGAAAGGGGAAAGAGACCTCCATTGAAGCGGAAAGGTTCAGAGGGTGTAAaaaggatgtgtacgtgttgattccaccctagccttaccaaagcggaccccctctggatagtacggtgactcctacgaaactagtccaccaaaaagaagcgaaagagctacaccatcttgaatgacactccgaggggaaagaaatcgtgtcgtgccaaaggatgaatctctgaaatgctcaaagcacacgattagtcatcaatcaccaaaactacatcgagagagatatgccttaacaGCAAGTATATTCATATTCGTATTAATTACACTTCTGCCAATTCGGGGGTTTGTCGTGTTGATCACGCCACATTAGGGTTAAGGGTTCATGGGTCGGTGGCATTCCATATGTGCTCAGGAGACGCAAATGAAAGTGCATATGGGCTAGCGGTGGACCCATGGAAGTGGCAAGGTGGGGTGACAAGGATAACTGGCGGGCGAAGGCAAAATTGGATGGACGGTTGGGATGGAGGGGTACAAGTTGACGAAATCAAGTTATTAGGGTGCGGTGGAAAAAACGCTCAAATGTGATTCACATGCTATAGAAAAGTGTATCAAATGTGAGAGCCTAGGACGGAAATGGTCCAAAGGCACCTTCTCCTTGTCTCACTAGCCTTCTTAGGATGGCGGTGAGAAGTTTCATTGGCCTCTCGTCCTATGTATATGAAATATGAAAACTAGCAACACTCCCTCTCTGTTCTTTTATCCCTGCCAGATTCCCGATACGAGCGATCAATCATCACTTTGCAGAAGTCCAAAATATTGACACATTGTGTTTTGTGGATCATGTTTTGTGGGCCGTTAAATTGGACATCACACGTCTGCGTTCATCACAAATAAACAACTCAATAATCAATCTTAGAAATAGTCTTTGACTCCGGTGGCCTTCTAGCGCCTCTTGGTGTACTTATTTCTTCTCCATTTTCCTTCCTTTTCCTTTCTCCCACGTGATTTCTTCCCTTTTTAGCCTATTTCCTGTGGAAAAATATCAAAGAGAGGATTTATGGAATCCTTTGCATTCATTAGTCATTAGTGTCAAGATCGGAGCGAATATCTTTCTTTTAGTGAAATATTTCTGTTTAAACAAGGTTGAAATGAGTGTAAAATATCACTCATCGCCAGATACACGTGACTTCGTCACGGGGGTGCTGAAACGcaataacgagaaagaagaacaaaacagGTAATGAGGATTTTggtatagtgagcatggtgatgactcaGGAGGGTAACGATGCATCCCGGGTTTTCCGAAGTATCACGAAgtaaagggaacatcacatgataactaaaggttcactcgaatatcatttgTGTACTCACAGGGACCAATATGGACATCCGCGGTCCCGCTGTCGGTCATTGAACGGATGGTTTCGTCCATGTCTGTGAGTTACCGAACCTATAGGTTCACAAGCTTAAGGAAATCATGATCTGTTGAGTGCTAGTAGGACAGAAGTCATGATAATATATTTGTGGAATTATTTCATGAATATTCGGAATAGTTCTGAGAGGATCCGGAAGCATTTCGTGGTCATCGGAAGGGTTTCGGTGGGTATAGGGTAATATCAGATATTATCAATAAATTATATATAGGTAGAAAAGGTTCTTGAAGATGTTAAAATATATATAATGGTCTAGAAGTATTTAGAACATTTTATATTAAATTTAAATACCAACGGGCCTAAAAAGATCAAGAGGTGGAAGGCAACTTGGGCCAAAAAGACCGAGATGGGGAAATGGCTCCCTTCCCTAAGGAAGGGGGCCACATTGGAGAGAGTCCAACTCCTCCTCCAAGGGAAGGGGGCCACATTGGAGAGAGTCCAACTCCTCCTCCCTTGGCCGACCAAATTGGAGGGACTTTCGCTCCCCTTGTTGCGGCCCTCTCCCCCCTCTACAGTATCTATCTAAGATGATTGTTGTGTAGTACCACCGAGAGGTGCAGCCAAAGTGTGCACTGGCTTCAGTATATAATAATGTTACAACCAACAATGATTCTGCACCAGACCAACCCTTGTTGCTTCTACTGAGCAGCAGCAGGAGGCTATGGGTGACAATGAGCAGCACTCGAGTAGGTTGAGCAGCTATGGCGATGagaccttcttcttcttcttcttgacgAGGACGAAGATGGCGACGCGGTTGGTGCGGAAGTCGGGGTGCCAATGCTCCTGCTCGATGCAACCGATCTCAAACTCCCCCATGGCCGCCTCCAGGAAGCACTCCACAACCACGTCTGTCCCCCAACAACCAAATGTCCACGTCGCTCCATCAGCAGCAGCGATTGATTTGTACGGACAACTTATTGATGATGGATCGCTCACCGTTGCGGAGCTCTCCGGCGAGCAGCACGGTGGTGCGCGGCCCGGCGAGCCGGGTGAGCGTGGCCAGCAGGTCGCCGACGGCCTCCTCGCTGTACACCACGTCGGACCCCAGCACCAGCTCCGGCGGCTCTGCCTCTTGGTCGAGCCAGAGCAGCAGCTCCGGGTCCAGCTCGTACTCGTCGCCCCACACcagctccgccaccgccgccgacccGCCCGCGCCACCCCCGACAGGGACGTTCTCCTCGAGGTTCTTGCGGAGCAGCCGGACGCGGTCGGGCAGGTCCGTCGCCACAACCCGCGCGCCGAGCAGCGCGGCCACGACGGACACCAGCCCGCACCCGGCGCCGAGGTCCACTGCGCGCGCGCCGCGCACCGGCAGCAGGCCGCCGTCGGCCGCGTGCTCGAGGAACTTGGCGAGCACGACGGCGCTGTCCCAGACGACGGCGCCCGTGACCCCCGAGGCGCCACGGAAGGAGGACGGCTGCTGGTGGAGCGTCAGGCGGCGGCCGCACGCGTCGATGGGGAAGGCCGGCAAGCCCTGCCGCGCGAAGGCGTTGGGGCGGTGGGACGCCGGCTGGCCCAGGCCCCACAGGAGCATCGTCTCTGATGCTCCGCTCTCGACACGGCGCGCCGGGCCCCCGTACAAGCCCATCACCACCTCCGGCGTCTCTTCCACCGGATCCATCGCCGGTCGGTCGGTCgtcgggcagcggcggcggccgagGAAGGGAGGAAAGAGGGAGGAGAAATGTGGCGTGGTGGGGTGCTACCACGCTGTGTGTGGTGGGCTTGTGGCCTGTGTTTTTGCTGGGCCGGGCCTGGATGGGCTAGTGTGACTGGGCTGGGCATGgaggcccggcccggcccgggtAGCGACGCTCCCCATCCATCGTCTCTCTTTCTTGTGGACGGATGTGCTccccatctccatctccatctgcCATTTCGaattctccatctctctctccaCCCCGCAacggctctctctctctctctacaaGAAAGATTCGCCATTGATTCCGCCCGGAGCTCCCCATCTGCCGCTCTCTCCCCCCGAAGGTGCACGCGAGGCGGCAGCTGGTGTTGAGCGTCTCAGATCTGGTTTccatggaggaggaggcggtCCCATCGGTTGCGCCGGCGCTGCCCGGAGGGGACGGCGCCGTCAGGGTCGTCGCCAGGATCTGCCCCCCTTCTTCTGCCGCCACCACGACAGCGCCAGCTCCTGCCGCGGGGACCTCGCTGTTCCAGGTCGCCGCCTCGCgcggccgccgcccccgcgcctcCGGGCCCGGCGCCGGCGCCGTCCTCTCCTTCACCCCCGTCTCCGCCGCCGCAGCTCCAACCCCCTCGTCTTCGTCCCAAGGGTAATTCAAGGATTCCTTCACCACTTTCCATTTCGTGCTGCCATTAATTCCATCCCTACTGAAAGAAAGATGGATCCAAGAACTCAACTTTTTTTCCCCCTCCTCTCCTCGCGCGTGCTTGCAGGAGGGTCGCCGCCGGGCAGCGCAAGGAGGAGCACAGGCTCGACTGGTGCTACCTGCAGGAGGAGACCAACCACCACGTCTTCCTCCACGAGCTGCAGCCCATCCTCGCCAACCACCTGCACAACCAGGCCCAGACCGCCACCACCGGCAACGCATGCGTCGTGGCctgcggcgccgccgccgccaaggaCAACCTCTTCAAGGTACGCACGCGACGCGCGCACCATTCTTGCTATTTCAGAGAGACCATATGCGGCATCAGATGCATCTGTAATTTCGAATGTCACATTGTTCCTGCTCTGTCTCTGTCTCAGGGGTCGCAGGAGCAGCCGGGCCTGGTCACCATCGCCATGGAGGAGATCCTCCGGTTCGCGGCGTCCATCGGCGGGGCCGTCAGGGTGTCGTCCTACCAGGTGGTGCAGGACACCCACGTCTTGGATCTGCTGGAGCCCAAGGAGCAGGAGGTCCTGGTGCTGGAGGATGCCCAGGGCAAGACCCATCTCAAGGGCCTCTCCAAGGTACTACTAGTCCTCTGCTCTCACAATGCAATGCAATGCAGCCTCTTTTTAATAAATTGTTTCAAACAGAGAATACCAACAAAAATACAATTAGAAGAAGAATTGCTTTACGGATGTTTGGCACTAACACTTATACAATTGTTTTTACATCCCACCCAACTTAACCATCAAGCTGAGTGGCGATTTCAATTACAATTGTTTTTCCTTTGCAGGTTGATGTAAAGTCCATTGAGGATTTCGCGCAGCTGGGTTGTTTCGATGAAAACCAGGACAAGCAGCAGCCCACTAAAGCTTCTTCTACCCAGCAGCAACCCACTAAACCCTTTTCTACCCAGTCGCAACCCGCTAAAGCTTCTTCAGCCCAGCTATCAACCAGAGGGCACCAAGGCCTCATCATTCACATATCTAACTCTGACCAGGATGGCAAAGAGCGTGCTGTGGCCAAGATCAACTTTCTCAGCCTGACAGGTTTGTGCTCCTCTCCTTCGTGCACCTCATCGAGCAGAGCACTGGTTCGCTGATGCTATTACTATGTGGCATCTGCCTTATTATGTTTGCTTCTTGTTGTCAGACTATGTGGACCCCAAGCAGAAGACCGGCGGTGGAGTGGCCGCTCTGTCGAGCGGCAACAAGTCCATGTACACCTTGATGAATGTCGTGCAGGCGCTGAACAGCAACCAGAGCTTTGTGCCCTACAGGCAGAGCAAAGTTACTCGCATTCTGCAGGACTCTCTGTGCAAGATGAGCGGGGCCGTGGTGATCGCCTGCTTGGTAAGCTatactcggcatcttcatctcgtgtggtgttgttttgttcaTTGCAAGAGGCATGAAAGAAGATAAATCTGTATGCCAGCCTAGTACTGCAATGCAAGTTCTAGCTCTTTGTAAGCACTCCCAGAAGCTGACATGAATTAGATGAAGAGGTTAATTAAACTTTGTTACTCCTTATTAGGTCGCAATACTTTTGTTCCTTGACTACCAACCTTGCAGAGCTCAATATGTATGTATGGCAAAATGTTCAAGTTGCTAGAAAAATATTCAAGCTGCTAGAAAAATAAAGCTGGGCATCATAATTTTAGTTAATTTATATAACAGCACCTTCTTGGCCAGTAGGGGATTAGGGTTTAGGGTGCAATCTTTGTACGTTCAGATCTGATAAATTCGTAGGTGCTAGTAAGTAAACAGAACATGTGGTCCAAAATATGTTAAGCTATCATTACTTGTGACTGTTTGCTATGCGTGTACTCTTTTATCAGTCATAATTATTAATGCGTATCAGTCATAATTATTACTAGCTTACCTACCTGTTGGAATTGATGTTAATGCGCATCAGTCATAATGTATTCGATTTCAAACTTCGTTTATCACTTCATGGTTGATGCAGGAAGAAGTTTCCTGCCAAGATGCGGTTTCTACTCTCAGCCTGGCCGCTCGCTCGAGTCAAGTGGCCACTCAAGTGGCTAATGAACAATGCCGCAGATCTGCGAGTGTTACAAGTTTCAAAAGGGCAGATGTCAACTTGTCTGCGGTAGCTAAAAGCTCCTCAAGGCCGATTCTTTCTTCTACACACCAACCGAATCCCGTGGTAGAGAAGCAGGATCGGCCCCAGTGGAATATGAGCGCAGTAAAAGCAGCTCGAACTCCCGTTGCCAATAAGAGGTAGCATTCTGACCTGGCCGAGAATGGATTTGAGCGTGGCACTTGACTAACATCGTGGTTACTAACTTTTGTTTTTGATTTCTTATAAGGTCTCAACCAACCATGCATCCAGCAAAAAAATCGGAAAACTCGCTCCCAACTCCTATCAAAATTACCCAAAAGGCTGCTACACCCACAATGAGTGGAAGGTACCACACAATTCATTTCAGAAGGCTGCTAGAGGATTTGAGCTTTGCAATTGATTTATATTGTGTTGATAATGTTTGCTTTTAATTTCTTACAAGGCCTCAACCGATCATGCATTCAGCAAAAAACCTTGAAAGCTCGCTGTCTACTCCTATCAAAATGCCTCCAAAGGATGCTAAACCTACTACAACGAGTGGAAGGTACCACACCATTCATTGCATAAGGCTGATGAACGATTTGAGCTTGGAATTTGAGTAACATCGTGGTGACCGACTTTTGTTTTTGATTTCTTACAAGGTCTCAACCTGAAAGCGCGGTCTCTCCTCCAACCAAGATGAAGCAAAAGGATGCCAAACCCGCAATGAGTGGAAGGTACTAACACCGTTCATTAATAAATCCTGTATAAAAGGCTGGTGATGGATTTGAGCTTGGCACCTGACTAAAATCGTGTGTTTTTATTTTATTCTGTATAAAAGGTCTCAAGTAATGATGCGCTCAGCAAAGAAAACTGAAAGCTCGCTTTCTGCTTCTATCAAAACGAAGCAAAGGGATGCTAAACCTACTACAACGAGTGGAAGGTACCACACCATTCATCAACTCCAGGAAACTTCTTGTCCAATTTTTCCTTTCATAAATAACTTGTGTCTTCTGTACATGTACAGTGCCTTGTTATGCCCAAGCACCAATTCAGCAAAGGTAAATAACTTATTGCAAAAGCAGAGTAGTATGCAGGTGTTGAAGTTGCTATTTTAATGTTTCTAACTAACCAATTCCAATCTATGAAATTTTTAGGAAGAAGCAGCAGTCATTGCGCCAGCAACAGTAGCAGAAGTCGAGGTTAGTACATGGATTGCACTTGTGCATGATTGTTTGGCTTTCAGTTACTTTGTTTGGTTAGCAGTTACTTAATTGAAATTGTTTCCGCTGCATCATTCTACAGGAGATACAATCGTCACAAGGCATGGAAATAGGCATGGAAATCGATGCTCCATCAGTAGATGAGGTACATTTGTTTCTTTTCATAATATATTGTCACTAGGCACATCGGTTTCTTTCCGGTAGTATAGTTTCAGTAGGTAGATGATAACCTTGCTAATAATGATTGCCATATGCTGGACACAATATGCAGGGAATTGACAAAACAAACGACGCTTTAGATACTGTGCCATCTGAAGTACAGAAGGTGGTCTCAAGTGGTATGGCAATCGATGCCCCATCTACAGATGAGGTACTTTGGTTTCTTTCCACTAGTATAGTGTCACTAGGTAGATTGAGAACCTTGTTAGTAAAGGTTGCCATATGTTGGATGTACTACACAGGTATTTGATAAAACAAGCGATGCTCTAGATACCGTATCATCTGAAATGCAGAAGGTGGTCTCAAGTGGTATGGAGGAAGAGGTACATAGCCCTTTGCAGAAGAAGGAGATCTGGTTTTTTGTTTGTTTAAGTAGTTCTGTCTATCATGAAAAACATCATCTTTATCTCTTTATTCAGGACCATTCATCGTCAACTCTGGATGCAGCGAGTTCGTGTACCATTGACTGGGGCGAAACCTGCTCTTCAAACCTTCCTGGTATAAACACAACTCTTGGTATTATTTTCTTGGCAAATCTTTCGGTGCACACCTAGTTGACAATCAATCGTCACTCCCAGATGCCTTTGTCGAGAAGACTCCAGTCAAAACTCATATGAACACTCCAAAGATCAGCGACAAGCTGAGAGAGATATCAAACTCACTGAAGCTTCTTAATGCTCGTCCATTGAGCGTAATGGCACAAAAGGTAGCCATGGAGAAGACACAAGAAGAGGGCATGGAGAAGACACAAAAGGTGGCCATGGAGAAGACACAAGTGGTGGCCATGGAGACGACAGAAGAAGTGGCCATGGAAACGACACAAGAAGAGGGCATGGAGACGACACAAGAAGTTGCTGCTGTTGAAACGACACAAGAAGAGGGCATGGAGACGACACAAGAAGTGGGCATGGAGACGACACAAGAAGTTGCCACTGGAGCGACACAAGAAGTTGCTGTTGAAACAGCACAAGAAGTTGCTGTTGAAGCAGGACAAGAAGTGGCCATTGAAATGACACGAGAAGTTGCCACTGGAA
This sequence is a window from Aegilops tauschii subsp. strangulata cultivar AL8/78 chromosome 7, Aet v6.0, whole genome shotgun sequence. Protein-coding genes within it:
- the LOC109764238 gene encoding uncharacterized protein is translated as MDPVEETPEVVMGLYGGPARRVESGASETMLLWGLGQPASHRPNAFARQGLPAFPIDACGRRLTLHQQPSSFRGASGVTGAVVWDSAVVLAKFLEHAADGGLLPVRGARAVDLGAGCGLVSVVAALLGARVVATDLPDRVRLLRKNLEENVPVGGGAGGSAAVAELVWGDEYELDPELLLWLDQEAEPPELVLGSDVVYSEEAVGDLLATLTRLAGPRTTVLLAGELRNDVVVECFLEAAMGEFEIGCIEQEHWHPDFRTNRVAIFVLVKKKKKKVSSP
- the LOC109764231 gene encoding kinesin-like protein KIN-10B, whose translation is MEEEAVPSVAPALPGGDGAVRVVARICPPSSAATTTAPAPAAGTSLFQVAASRGRRPRASGPGAGAVLSFTPVSAAAAPTPSSSSQGRVAAGQRKEEHRLDWCYLQEETNHHVFLHELQPILANHLHNQAQTATTGNACVVACGAAAAKDNLFKGSQEQPGLVTIAMEEILRFAASIGGAVRVSSYQVVQDTHVLDLLEPKEQEVLVLEDAQGKTHLKGLSKVDVKSIEDFAQLGCFDENQDKQQPTKASSTQQQPTKPFSTQSQPAKASSAQLSTRGHQGLIIHISNSDQDGKERAVAKINFLSLTDYVDPKQKTGGGVAALSSGNKSMYTLMNVVQALNSNQSFVPYRQSKVTRILQDSLCKMSGAVVIACLEEVSCQDAVSTLSLAARSSQVATQVANEQCRRSASVTSFKRADVNLSAVAKSSSRPILSSTHQPNPVVEKQDRPQWNMSAVKAARTPVANKRSQPTMHPAKKSENSLPTPIKITQKAATPTMSGRPQPIMHSAKNLESSLSTPIKMPPKDAKPTTTSGRSQPESAVSPPTKMKQKDAKPAMSGRSQVMMRSAKKTESSLSASIKTKQRDAKPTTTSGSALLCPSTNSAKEEAAVIAPATVAEVEEIQSSQGMEIGMEIDAPSVDEGIDKTNDALDTVPSEVQKVVSSGMAIDAPSTDEVFDKTSDALDTVSSEMQKVVSSGMEEEDHSSSTLDAASSCTIDWGETCSSNLPDAFVEKTPVKTHMNTPKISDKLREISNSLKLLNARPLSVMAQKVAMEKTQEEGMEKTQKVAMEKTQVVAMETTEEVAMETTQEEGMETTQEVAAVETTQEEGMETTQEVGMETTQEVATGATQEVAVETAQEVAVEAGQEVAIEMTREVATGTTQEVAVETTQEVAAEMAQEVAAETAQEVAAETAHEMAAETAEEVAVETAQEVAVKTTQEVGIESVQCGTSIDAPEPKTPAMHLKVEQAADPKTPAIHLKFEQAADYPTSSFKTRSTGIKKSIVQECLSFLNSANKEQLKSLKGIGEKRANYIIELRENSPELFKGIDDLRDVIGMNKTEIKKMMAGIINSP